The Phormidium sp. PBR-2020 DNA segment GAGGGCAGGTGCTGCCAGAGCGGGCCTGACGGGGGCTGGATTGTCACCTGATTGAGAATTTCAGACAGAGTTTCTGGGATTTCCTCCGATTCAGGCAAAAACCGTCCTTGGCGACTAATAGGAGTCATATCCCACTGGTTCATCTCCTGAGTCGTGCGATATAGACGGGCGGTTCCGTCCTCTTCTCGGGATAGCAGGAGTTGTCCCTCCATCGCCTCACTGTAAAAGAGGGTTTGCATCTCAAAGGCTTGCATCTGTTCCCAGAAGTAAGTTCCCATTACCTGCCAGTCCTCTAAACTCAGGCGATCGAGACTCAACGCCGCTGCATTGGTTTGACTCACTTGGCGAGGCGTGGCCAGATAATCGCTTAAATACTGGAGAATGTGACGACTGACCTCATTCTGTAGTTGAGTGGCAAACTCCTCCACCGTTCGCTGGCCCGAACGGTAAGAGGAAAAGCTGATCGCCGCCGTAAAGACCAGAAGTAATAACACCAGAGGCGTTGTCAACGCGGTACGCAATGACAGTTTTGGAGAGGGACGGTTAGAAGTCGGGCGAAAAAACACGAGTTTGAGGAGGGTAGGAGGGGTGGCTAAAACTGTGGAGACAGGCATCACCCAAAACAGGGATAACCCTGGAGACAACATAGGGTTACCAATGGGTTCCACTACTGACTAGGATATCGCGACCTTAGCCGGCCGTTGGGTAAAGGTCAGGGAAATCCCCTAATTTCGATAAACTGGTGGTGTTGAACCTTCAGGGGATTTCCCCATTGAGTCGGATGTTATGGCTGTTACTCCTCGAACCTTGGCACGTTGGAAACAAGAGAAACGTCCCTTAGTGGCGTTGACAGCTTGGGATTATGCGATCGCCAAAGTCTTAGATGAAGCGGGGGTGGATCTGATCCTCGTCGGTGATTCCTTAGCCATGGTGGCCCTGGGGTACGAGACCACCCTACCCCTGACCCTAGAGGAAATGTTGCACCACGCCAAAGCCGTCCGTCGAGGGGTAAAACAGGCCCTGCTGGTGGTGGATTTGCCCTTCCTCACCTATCAAGAAAGTCCTCAACAGGCCCTCCATTCCGCCGGCCGTGTCTTGAAGGAAACCGGGGCCGCCGCCGTGAAGTTGGAAGGGGGGCATCCGGAAATGAGTGAGATTGTCGCGAAATTAGTACGAGCGGGGATTCCGGTGATGGGCCATGTTGGACTAACTCCCCAGTCCGTCCATCAGCTTGGCTACCGCAAACAAGGGACAACCGATGTTGAAGCGGAGCGCATTCTAGCAGAAGCCTTAGCCCTAGAAGCGGCCGGGGCCTTTGCCGTGGTGTTAGAACATATTGAAAGTCAGTTAGCTGAAATTGTGACCGCAAAACTAACGATTCCCACCATCGGGATCGGCGCGGGGGCTGGCTGTGATGGACAAATTTTAGTCACTCACGATCTCTTGGGATGGTCCGATCGCCAACCCCCCTTTGCGAAAGTCTA contains these protein-coding regions:
- the panB gene encoding 3-methyl-2-oxobutanoate hydroxymethyltransferase, whose translation is MAVTPRTLARWKQEKRPLVALTAWDYAIAKVLDEAGVDLILVGDSLAMVALGYETTLPLTLEEMLHHAKAVRRGVKQALLVVDLPFLTYQESPQQALHSAGRVLKETGAAAVKLEGGHPEMSEIVAKLVRAGIPVMGHVGLTPQSVHQLGYRKQGTTDVEAERILAEALALEAAGAFAVVLEHIESQLAEIVTAKLTIPTIGIGAGAGCDGQILVTHDLLGWSDRQPPFAKVYANLRETIQQAIQQYSDDVRSHPLFSSEQSGDQEKTI